In the Cylindrospermopsis raciborskii Cr2010 genome, AATCTCTTTCTTTGTCCTTCCCCACACCAAATCTCCCCAGGGAGATAAAGAAACTTCACCTCCTACCCTCATTAATAGGGTTTCTGGTACTCCAATAACGTCAGTAGTTTTCATTTCATTTGCTAGTCTACGAAAAACTTTAAGATGGTCACGTACGCTGTCTTCTACTACCATTTTCACTGGTAATCTTGGTATGCGCAACAGGTCTTTGGCTGTTTCAAAGATATAAATTGTCTCATCTGCATAAAATGTGGCTAGGGTTTGTAAAAATCCCTGCACACTCTTGAATCCCCCAGTTAAGTTAAATATAATCTTATATTGAGATTTTCTATAACCAGGTATGGTTTTTTCAAAAAACTTTACTATATCTGATAAGGCAATTTGAAAGGAATCAATATCTTTTGTTTGCAGATCCGTCTGTCGGTTTTTATCAACTATAAAACCTTTTTCTCTTAACCATTGTTCTACTAAGGTTGCTGTCTGTTCCCCTAACCAGGTGTCAGTACAAAGCAAATAGTGAGTGTCTGCTTTCTTCTCTAACTTACCATTATAAAGTTTAATAATGCCATTTAGCTCCGCTGACATCTTACCTGCTAACTCAAGATCAGCAGATGCTAGTTTTTCTTCTACTCTCTTGACAAGCGATCGCAGTTTCAGGCTATCTTCTAGAGGTATGTCTTCAATGTGTTTTGCGTTAGCATGTTTACTGACTAAACCTCTTTCTTCTTGAGCTGCTTGATTGGTCAATAAACTTGTGCCACAGGGTGAGAAAACAAATAAAGGATTTTCCATGATCAAGGTTTCTGGTTACAAGGGATAATTTTATAGTTTGAGGGATAGGGGAGGTAAGTAGGGAGGCACAATTTGTAGGATGGGTCGAGTAACCAGACCCATGGGAATGTTGGGTTTCATGCTTCAACCCAACCTACGTTTATCTTATATTTAATTCGACTCACTCACTTAAACAAGTTTGTTAAGAAAGGGTATCAGCAATGGTCTTTAACTCAAGTATAATCTGAGCTGCTGTTGTTTCTAAACTTTCTGCTTTTTGAGGACTCTTGTTCATACCCACATGGGCAATATCATTGCGAATTTGGGTTAACTTACCCCATTCTAGGGAAAACAAATTAAAATCAGGTAGTTTTTCAAATTCATCATCCCAAGGGGAAATTAATGTTATTTCTTTGCCACGAAGTTTAATTTGTCCATTATTGAGCGCATTCTCTACCTGTTTTCGCTGGTCTTTATTTAGTGGATCCTGTTCACCCAATCGATATGCTAAAACGGAAACTAGCCATTCCCTTGCTAAGGTCATAGCTTGCACAACTTGATGTCTTTTTATATACCAATCTATTAGTTGAAATTGTAATCTCAGTCCTTGAGCTAAATTTCCACTATTAGTGGGATTTTCTAGGGCAAATTGTCCATATTCCTGGGTTAATTTTTGGGAAATCAGTCCAAAAGGTTTAGCTCTTTTATCAAAACTACTCTCTGCTTTTTTGATAATTTCCTCTAATTTTGTGGTTTCTTCTAAAATTTCTACAGGACGCACAAGAGCTATAGCCAGAGAAATTCGATTAATGATGTCAGCAGTATCTTTAAATTCTCTAGCTAGAGGTCGTAGGGTTGGATCATCTCTTTTTTCATCGTTAGAAATAGTATTTTTTAACAGCTCTGCTAAGGGGGATCCATCACCCACTTTGACAAATCTATCTGCGGCAGCAAGCCAGTCTAATAAGCTGAGCATGGGCAATAAATCATAGGTGGGGGTGTCTGGATTTTGAGAATTAGACTTAAAAGCTCCATATAAGACGCCTTCAATTTTCACCTGTTTTACTGTACGTAGGTAGCTAATAGCTAATAAGGCAATAACTGGAATGGAACGGAAACTATGGGTAAGGTCAAAAATAACGCGATCGCCCTCGTTTAAACAATTAGTAATTTTATCAAAAATTAACCAACTATCATCCAAAGAATTACTCTCGGGAATATCAAAAACAGGCTCTAATTTAACGGATTTATTAGCTAGTTGTTCTTGTAATCCTTGCCAATTAGATATGGTTCCGTTTCTGGGGGGGTCATTAGCTACTGTGGGTGTTAATAATACATACAATGTATCAGGTTGATAAAATTCAACCAGGGCTTCCTGAAAAAATTTGGTCCTTACTGCTTGACTAGTGGTGGGATGGATATAATTTGTCTCAGCGTAATTACTGTTGCCAAGAAAAGAAATAATTTTCATGTGTTTTCAAGATTATTTACTAGTGTTGTGAAATGTTGTTTGATTTACATGTTAAGTAGGGAGGCACAATTTGTAGGATGGGTCGAGTAACCAGACCCATGGGGGTGTTGGGTTTCATGCTTCAACCCAACCTACGTTGATCTGGGGATATTAGCCCGCTAATAAACTATACAGGCCAAATGCGGGTAAAGCCTTGGCTCCCTAAAGTACCATTCACTGTTGGGTCAAAACTAGTGATGACACAACTGTTTTCCTTTTCCCTCACCGCATAGAGAGAAGGTCTGTTAGTGGAACCACACCATTGAGGTTTATTTCTATTACTTGTGGCACACACCCCATGGACTATCTGCTCCCAGGTCTCGGTGTCTGTACTCTCCCACACACTGTCAATACAACCTGGCTCTGTATTTGTATTTATCGTTATGCTCAGTTGTGTGCCTAAATCCCTAATATCTTCCTGCAATCTACTAAACAGCTGGGATAACTCCATTTCTTCACTTTCTGTTTGGGTGATAAATTCACTACCACGAAAAACCACACCATTGCGCATGTCATGGGGTGGTCTTCTCCATCCCGGTCCTATCCCCCCTAATCTCTGGGCTAGTTCTAGCAATCTATCTACTAATCCCCTACACTCTTGGTTACATTTAACTCCTATTTGCCAATCCTGATTTACCACCGCGCTCGGTATATTACTGTAGTCACGATTATTTCCCCGGTTCCCTGCGCCTATTTCCCT is a window encoding:
- a CDS encoding putative CRISPR-associated protein is translated as MENPLFVFSPCGTSLLTNQAAQEERGLVSKHANAKHIEDIPLEDSLKLRSLVKRVEEKLASADLELAGKMSAELNGIIKLYNGKLEKKADTHYLLCTDTWLGEQTATLVEQWLREKGFIVDKNRQTDLQTKDIDSFQIALSDIVKFFEKTIPGYRKSQYKIIFNLTGGFKSVQGFLQTLATFYADETIYIFETAKDLLRIPRLPVKMVVEDSVRDHLKVFRRLANEMKTTDVIGVPETLLMRVGGEVSLSPWGDLVWGRTKKEIYGEKLHPSPSEKVSYGPKFEDSLRGISADRLILINERIDQLAKNLESGGKYNVSSLDLKALKGNPRPPSTHEIDAWSDQDAKRIFGHFESGNHFVLDKLDSGLH
- the csx2 gene encoding TIGR02221 family CRISPR-associated protein; this encodes MKIISFLGNSNYAETNYIHPTTSQAVRTKFFQEALVEFYQPDTLYVLLTPTVANDPPRNGTISNWQGLQEQLANKSVKLEPVFDIPESNSLDDSWLIFDKITNCLNEGDRVIFDLTHSFRSIPVIALLAISYLRTVKQVKIEGVLYGAFKSNSQNPDTPTYDLLPMLSLLDWLAAADRFVKVGDGSPLAELLKNTISNDEKRDDPTLRPLAREFKDTADIINRISLAIALVRPVEILEETTKLEEIIKKAESSFDKRAKPFGLISQKLTQEYGQFALENPTNSGNLAQGLRLQFQLIDWYIKRHQVVQAMTLAREWLVSVLAYRLGEQDPLNKDQRKQVENALNNGQIKLRGKEITLISPWDDEFEKLPDFNLFSLEWGKLTQIRNDIAHVGMNKSPQKAESLETTAAQIILELKTIADTLS